From the Solanum stenotomum isolate F172 chromosome 4, ASM1918654v1, whole genome shotgun sequence genome, one window contains:
- the LOC125861695 gene encoding pentatricopeptide repeat-containing protein At3g16010, protein MMIGTVCSRRSISTFSCLCQRIKQTESDIVKIFEISRPKAETEGIQETRPPLRRGSVRILDERFIRILKIFKWGPDAEKALEVLKLKVDNELVREVMKIDMEVNVKIQFFKWAGKRRNFEHDSTTYLTLIRCLEEAGLTGEMWKTVQEMARSTCVITPADLSETVRIFGRAKMVNKALSIFYQIKGRKCKPTATTYNSIILMLMQEGQHEKVHELYSEMCNEGNCFPDTVTYSALISSYAKLGRDDSAIRLFDEMKDNGLHPTAKIYTTLLAVYFKMGRVELALALVNEMKKNACAPTVYTYTELIRGLGKAGRIEEAYSIFLSMLKEGCKPDVVLINNVINLLGRGGRIGDAFKLFNEMESLNCKPNVVTYNTVIKSLFESKAPISEVSSWFDRMKANGVAPSSFTYSILIDGYCKKNRVEKALALLEEMDEKCFPPCPAAYCSLINSLGKAKRYEAANELFQELKESCGSSSSRVYAVMIKHFGKCGRLTEAVNLFNEMQKLGCSPDVYAHNALMSGLVRSGMLDEAFSMFRSMEENGCAPDLNSFNIILNGLAKTGDPQRAIEMFTKMKNSTIKPDAVSYNTILGCLSRAGMFEEAARLMKEMRANAFEYDLITYSSILEAVGHVDEDGTCQTS, encoded by the exons ATGATGATAGGAACTGTTTGTTCAAGGAGAAGTATATCCacattttcttgtttatgtCAGAGAATTAAGCAGACAG AAAGTGATattgttaaaatatttgaaatctcAAGGCCTAAGGCTGAAACAGAAGGTATCCAAGAGACGAGACCACCCTTAAGAAGGGGTTCTGTAAGGATATTGGATGAGAGGTTCATCAGGATTCTGAAGATATTTAAGTGGGGTCCTGATGCTGAAAAGGCATTGGAGGTGCTAAAGTTGAAAGTAGACAATGAATTGGTTCGAGAGGTTATGAAAATAGACATGGAGGTCAATGTGAAAATTCAGTTTTTTAAGTGGGCTGGTAAAAGGAGGAACTTTGAACATGATTCTACTACTTACCTGACTTTGATTCGATGTCTTGAAGAAGCTGGGCTGACAGGTGAAATGTGGAAGACAGTGCAAGAAATGGCACGGAGTACATGTGTTATTACTCCTGCCGATCTCTCCGAGACTGTGAGAATTTTTGGCAGGGCAAAAATGGTAAACAAAGCACTATCAATATTTTACCAGATTAAAGGTCGCAAGTGCAAGCCAACTGCAACCACTTACAATTCCATTATTTTGATGCTGATGCAAGAGGGCCAACATGAAAAAGTTCATGAGCTTTACAGTGAAATGTGTAATGAGGGCAACTGTTTCCCTGATACAGTAACCTACAGTGCTCTTATATCATCCTATGCAAAGTTAGGTCGTGATGATTCTGCTATTAGGTTATTTGATGAAATGAAGGACAATGGTTTACATCCCACTGCAAAGATATATACAACCTTGTTAGCAGTTTACTTCAAAATGGGTAGGGTCGAATTGGCTTTAGCATTAGTCAatgagatgaagaagaatgCTTGTGCCCCAACTGTGTATACTTACACTGAATTGATAAGAGGGCTTGGTAAAGCTGGTAGAATCGAGGAGGCGTATTCTATATTTCTGTCCATGCTAAAAGAGGGATGTAAGCCGGATGTTGTGTTGATAAACAATGTGATAAACCTTCTAGGAAGGGGAGGACGTATAGGTGATGCTTTTAAATTGTTTAATGAAATGGAGTCATTAAACTGTAAACCGAATGTTGTGACGTATAATACTGTTATAAAATCCCTGTTTGAGTCGAAAGCGCCAATATCTGAGGTTTCATCTTGGTTTGACAGAATGAAAGCAAATGGTGTTGCTCCAAGCTCTTTTACTTATTCAATACTTATTGATGGGTATTGCAAGAAAAATAGAGTTGAAAAAGCCTTAGCTTTGCTTGAGGAGATGGACGAGAAGTGCTTTCCTCCTTGTCCAGCTGCCTATTGCAGCTTGATCAATAGCCTTGGAAAAGCAAAACGCTATGAAGCTGCAAATGAGTTGTTTCAAGAACTAAAAGAGAGTTGTGGATCTAGCAGTTCTCGGGTATATGCTGTAATGATAAAGCACTTCGGGAAATGTGGCCGTTTGACTGAGGCTGTCAATCTTTTCAATGAGATGCAAAAGCTGGGATGTTCTCCGGATGTATATGCACACAATGCACTCATGTCCGGGCTGGTGAGGTCAGGTATGCTAGATGAGGCTTTTTCCATGTTTCGTAGTATGGAAGAAAATGGTTGTGCTCCCGACTTAAACTCATTTAACATAATACTAAATGGTTTGGCCAAGACTGGTGACCCACAGCGAGCGATCGAAATGtttacaaaaatgaaaaattcaacaattaaaccTGATGCTGTCTCTTACAACACCATTCTTGGTTGCCTAAGTCGTGCTGGGATGTTCGAGGAAGCTGCAAGACTGATGAAAGAGATGCGTGCCAATGCTTTTGAATATGATCTTATTACATACTCGTCAATACTTGAAGCAGTCGGTCATGTTGATGAGGATGGTACATGTCAGACTTCATGA
- the LOC125861697 gene encoding trihelix transcription factor ASIL1-like produces the protein MDDIEDNGRYPPNPYGLNQGYESSNRQKLPVHDTSYSRHVDNQYVEEADDDEEVDDEEVDGEEEEEDDDGEENGVQRIGKDVFDDDDDDDDEYGDSQRHQKKRKLKSLLSSYEFAPRVPPPSTTAATAPKPSFGGRNPLSDWSEHETFILLDAWGTRFVRHGRKSLRSEEWQEVAERVSRGSKLERTDTQCRNRLDTLKKKYKKEKMKFAETSSTTSKWVYFKKMDMLLTSTPQKTGVSCGMDSGEYVFMSPKTYLNRANGLDEMRDSPANSESADGEEDGSEDLPPKRSRNVQPGGNGNGNGNGHSFKLIADSIHKFSEIYVKIENSKRQQMMELEKMRMDFHRELELQKRQIMERAQAEIARIRQGNDEENDMSAENVSG, from the coding sequence ATGGATGACATTGAGGATAATGGGAGATATCCACCCAACCCTTATGGCTTGAACCAGGGTTATGAGTCATCCAATCGCCAGAAGCTTCCTGTTCACGACACTTCTTATTCAAGGCATGTCGACAATCAGTATGTGGAGGAGGcggatgatgatgaagaagttgatgatgaagaagttgatggcgaagaagaagaagaagatgatgatggCGAAGAAAATGGTGTCCAGCGGATAGGGAAAGATGTGTTtgatgacgatgatgatgatgatgatgagtaTGGAGATTCACAGAGGCATCAAAAGAAGAGGAAGTTAAAGAGCTTGTTATCAAGTTATGAGTTTGCACCTCGAGTACCACCACCATCTACTACAGCAGCAACTGCTCCTAAGCCTTCATTTGGTGGTAGGAATCCACTTTCAGATTGGTCTGAACATGAGACATTCATTTTGCTTGATGCTTGGGGTACTAGGTTTGTTCGGCATGGGAGGAAGAGTCTTCGATCAGAGGAATGGCAAGAAGTTGCAGAGAGAGTGTCACGGGGGTCCAAACTTGAGAGGACAGACACCCAATGTCGTAACCGTTTGGATACTctgaaaaagaaatacaaaaaggagaagatgaagtttGCAGAGACTAGCAGTACCACTAGCAAGTGGGTGTACTTCAAAAAGATGGACATGTTACTAACATCAACTCCCCAGAAAACTGGTGTTTCATGTGGAATGGACTCTGGAGAGTATGTTTTCATGAGCCCAAAAACTTATCTGAATCGTGCTAATGGCTTGGATGAGATGAGGGACAGTCCTGCTAACTCAGAATCTGCTGATGGTGAGGAGGATGGTTCAGAGGATCTTCCAccaaaaagatcaagaaatgtACAACCAGGTGGGAATGGGAATGGGAATGGGAATGGacattctttcaaattaattgcAGATTCTATCCATAAATTTAGTGAGATATATGTGAAGATTGAGAATAGCAAGAGACAGCAAATGATGGAACTGGAGAAAATGAGGATGGACTTCCACAGAGAATTGGAACTCCAAAAGAGGCAGATTATGGAGAGAGCTCAGGCAGAAATTGCAAGAATACGTCAAGGAAATGATGAAGAGAACGACATGTCTGCTGAAAATGTTAGTGGATGA